One Kitasatospora sp. MAP12-44 DNA segment encodes these proteins:
- a CDS encoding response regulator transcription factor, translating into MSDDQSPAAIRVLLAEDQGMVREALAALLGLEGDIEVVAQVSRGDEVVAAAVAADVQVAVLDIEMPGMTGIEAAALLRRERPQTKIVIATTFGRPGYLRRAMESGADAFLVKDAPASELAEAVRRVLRGERVIDPVLAAAALAEGANPLTGRERDVLAAASDGAVNAEIARRLHLSEGTVRNYLSMAIQKTAARNRSEAVRVAREKGWL; encoded by the coding sequence ATGAGCGACGATCAGAGTCCGGCTGCCATCCGCGTACTGCTTGCCGAGGACCAGGGGATGGTTCGGGAGGCGCTGGCCGCGCTGCTCGGTCTCGAGGGTGACATCGAGGTGGTCGCGCAGGTGTCGCGCGGGGACGAGGTGGTCGCGGCGGCGGTCGCGGCCGACGTGCAGGTCGCGGTGCTGGACATCGAGATGCCGGGGATGACCGGGATCGAGGCGGCCGCCCTGCTGCGGCGGGAGCGGCCGCAGACGAAGATCGTCATCGCCACCACCTTCGGGCGGCCCGGGTACCTTCGGCGGGCGATGGAGTCGGGCGCGGACGCCTTCCTGGTGAAGGACGCACCGGCGTCCGAACTCGCCGAGGCGGTACGGCGGGTGCTGCGCGGCGAGCGGGTGATCGACCCGGTGCTCGCGGCCGCCGCGCTGGCGGAGGGGGCCAACCCGCTGACCGGGCGCGAGCGGGATGTGCTGGCGGCGGCCTCGGACGGCGCGGTCAACGCCGAGATCGCCCGCCGGCTGCACCTGTCGGAGGGCACGGTGCGCAACTACCTCTCGATGGCGATCCAGAAGACCGCCGCGCGCAACCGGAGCGAGGCGGTACGGGTCGCCCGGGAGAAGGGCTGGCTCTGA
- a CDS encoding transglutaminase-like domain-containing protein yields MTEQSRARFRTEARSEHPDPVLLCLLAAAEHTLADSGYTEDGRLEPAPTLDALSAACQAALDRHANAVRLAVAERSPATPEETAALLAAVLGGRERFHGQPSDYRRLESSLLPDVLRRRRGLPIMLSLVWSAVAARAGLIVHGVALPGHFIVAVGGPSQPDEYVLADPFHGGRLLSPQDAGALVTAAGHRFSPELLNPAPPLDIVLRVLGNIRSWAADRPEHARTQLWATELALLLPRHPAQLRLERAELLVRTGDFLAGAAEMDAYAEILDAFDPESATRVRQEAKAARHRLN; encoded by the coding sequence GTGACCGAGCAGAGCAGAGCCCGTTTCCGCACCGAGGCCAGGTCCGAGCACCCCGATCCGGTGCTGCTCTGCCTGCTCGCGGCCGCCGAGCACACCCTGGCCGACTCCGGCTACACCGAGGACGGCCGGTTGGAGCCCGCCCCGACCCTGGACGCGCTGTCGGCCGCCTGCCAGGCCGCCCTGGACCGGCACGCCAACGCCGTCCGGCTGGCGGTGGCCGAGCGCTCCCCCGCCACGCCCGAGGAGACCGCCGCGCTGCTGGCAGCCGTGCTGGGCGGGCGCGAGCGGTTCCACGGGCAGCCCTCCGACTACCGGCGGCTGGAGTCCTCGCTGCTGCCGGACGTGCTGCGGCGTCGGCGCGGCCTGCCGATCATGCTGTCGCTGGTCTGGTCGGCGGTCGCCGCCCGGGCCGGGCTGATCGTGCACGGCGTCGCGCTGCCCGGCCACTTCATCGTCGCGGTCGGCGGGCCGAGCCAGCCGGACGAGTATGTGCTGGCCGATCCGTTCCACGGCGGGCGGCTGCTCTCCCCGCAGGATGCGGGCGCCCTGGTGACCGCCGCCGGCCACCGGTTCTCCCCCGAACTGCTGAACCCCGCACCCCCGTTGGACATCGTGCTGCGGGTCCTGGGCAATATCCGCAGCTGGGCGGCGGACCGTCCCGAGCACGCCAGGACCCAGCTGTGGGCCACCGAACTGGCGCTGCTACTGCCCCGCCACCCGGCCCAGTTGCGCCTGGAGCGCGCCGAACTCCTGGTGCGCACCGGCGACTTCCTGGCCGGTGCGGCCGAGATGGACGCCTACGCCGAGATCCTGGACGCCTTCGACCCGGAGTCCGCCACCCGGGTCCGCCAGGAGGCCAAGGCCGCCCGGCACCGGCTCAACTGA
- a CDS encoding GNAT family N-acetyltransferase produces the protein MSVRVIEALRDDTTGRPVFRDVIGLLASWDDLVLTVVRRDNTVAELATAALVAGKVVPPFPARRAPLPDATPVELQRIAARGWPAVEQEPLGEWTLRASAGFTRRANSVQALGDPGRPLSEAMAQVRQWYAARGLPAVFEVCSPGSPDELTAELAKLGAGLSPTLVRTAPLAPLTRLGRSPERVRLSRTAGPGWLAAYRRSAGDPAVDRAALQVLHGGPSVWFATVPGDDPAGLPAAIGRCVIDGSWACFGAIEVRPDLRRQGLAGTVMAVLAARAAEEGATGGYLQVEAENAGAIALYDGLGFTTSHTYHYARLPQP, from the coding sequence GTGTCCGTCCGGGTGATCGAGGCGCTCCGGGACGACACCACCGGGCGCCCCGTGTTCCGCGATGTGATCGGTCTGCTCGCATCCTGGGACGATCTTGTGCTGACCGTGGTCCGCCGCGACAACACGGTCGCCGAGCTGGCGACGGCCGCGCTGGTCGCCGGCAAGGTGGTCCCGCCCTTCCCGGCCCGGCGGGCGCCGCTGCCGGACGCCACCCCCGTGGAGCTCCAGCGGATCGCCGCCCGCGGCTGGCCCGCCGTCGAGCAGGAGCCGCTCGGCGAGTGGACGCTGCGCGCCTCGGCCGGGTTCACCCGGCGGGCCAACTCCGTCCAGGCACTCGGCGATCCCGGCCGGCCGCTGTCCGAGGCGATGGCGCAGGTCCGGCAGTGGTACGCCGCGCGCGGGCTGCCGGCCGTCTTCGAGGTCTGCTCCCCCGGCTCGCCCGACGAGCTGACCGCCGAGCTGGCGAAGCTGGGCGCCGGCCTCAGCCCCACCCTGGTGCGCACCGCGCCGCTCGCCCCGCTGACCCGGCTGGGCCGCTCGCCCGAGCGGGTCAGGCTCTCCCGTACGGCGGGTCCGGGCTGGCTGGCGGCCTACCGGCGGTCCGCCGGTGACCCGGCGGTCGACCGGGCCGCGCTGCAGGTGCTGCACGGCGGCCCCTCGGTCTGGTTCGCCACCGTCCCCGGCGACGACCCGGCGGGCCTGCCCGCCGCGATCGGACGATGCGTCATCGACGGCTCCTGGGCCTGCTTCGGCGCGATCGAGGTGCGGCCGGACCTCCGGCGCCAGGGCCTGGCCGGCACGGTGATGGCCGTGCTCGCGGCCCGCGCCGCCGAGGAGGGCGCGACCGGCGGCTACCTCCAGGTGGAAGCCGAGAACGCCGGCGCGATCGCGCTCTACGACGGACTCGGCTTCACGACCAGTCACACTTACCACTACGCCCGGCTTCCGCAGCCGTAG
- the fdxA gene encoding ferredoxin — translation MTYVIAQPCVDVKDKACIEECPVDCIYEGQRSLYIHPDECVDCGACEPVCPVEAIFYEDDTPEEWKDYYKANVEFFDELGSPGGASKLGLIERDHPFIEALSPQNQDQH, via the coding sequence GTGACCTACGTCATCGCGCAGCCTTGTGTCGACGTCAAGGACAAGGCGTGCATCGAAGAGTGCCCGGTTGACTGCATCTACGAGGGGCAGCGCTCCCTCTACATCCACCCGGATGAGTGCGTCGACTGCGGTGCTTGTGAGCCGGTCTGCCCGGTTGAGGCGATCTTCTACGAGGACGACACTCCGGAGGAGTGGAAGGACTACTACAAGGCGAACGTCGAGTTCTTCGACGAGCTCGGTTCGCCCGGTGGTGCCTCGAAGCTCGGCCTGATCGAGCGGGACCACCCCTTCATCGAGGCGCTCTCGCCGCAGAACCAGGACCAGCACTGA
- the dapC gene encoding succinyldiaminopimelate transaminase translates to MSTNDAVRAPFPGHPGAARRVSDLLPTFPWDKLEPYKATALAHPDGLCDFSVGTPVDPVPELIQKALAGSTDTPGYPTVWGPLELREAVAGWLRRRVGAEIGPQAVLPTIGSKELVAWLPGQLGLGPGDQVAFPRLAYPTYEVGARLCGAEPVAYGEVDELDPARVRLLWLNSPSNPTGRVLTAGQLRRAVEWAREHRVLLVSDECYLELGWEAEPVSVLHPDVCGGSHEGLLAVHSLSKRSNLAGYRASFVAGDPVVVRELLEIRKHGGMIVPAPVQAATIAALGDDAHVAEQRTRYAARRAALRAALEGRGFRIEHSEASLYLWATRDEPCWDTVAELARLGILVAPGDFYGPAGDRFVRVAFTATDERVASAVARLRG, encoded by the coding sequence GTGAGCACCAACGATGCTGTGCGCGCGCCGTTCCCGGGCCACCCGGGAGCGGCGCGCCGCGTCTCCGACCTCCTGCCCACCTTCCCGTGGGACAAGTTGGAGCCGTACAAGGCGACCGCGCTCGCACACCCGGACGGGCTGTGCGACTTCTCGGTCGGTACTCCGGTCGACCCGGTCCCCGAACTGATCCAGAAGGCGCTGGCCGGTTCGACCGACACGCCCGGCTACCCCACCGTCTGGGGCCCGCTGGAGCTGCGCGAGGCCGTTGCCGGCTGGCTGCGGCGCCGGGTGGGCGCCGAGATCGGCCCGCAGGCGGTGCTGCCGACGATCGGCTCCAAGGAGCTGGTGGCCTGGCTGCCCGGGCAGCTCGGCCTCGGCCCCGGCGACCAGGTCGCCTTCCCCCGGCTGGCCTATCCGACGTACGAGGTCGGGGCGCGGCTCTGCGGCGCCGAGCCGGTCGCCTACGGCGAGGTCGACGAGCTCGACCCGGCGCGGGTCCGGCTGCTCTGGCTGAACTCGCCCTCCAACCCGACCGGACGGGTGCTGACGGCCGGGCAGCTGCGCCGCGCCGTCGAGTGGGCCCGGGAGCACCGGGTGCTGCTGGTCAGCGACGAGTGCTACCTGGAGCTGGGCTGGGAGGCCGAGCCGGTCTCCGTGCTGCACCCGGACGTCTGCGGCGGCTCGCACGAGGGCCTGCTGGCCGTCCACTCGCTCTCCAAGCGCTCCAACCTGGCCGGCTACCGCGCCTCCTTCGTGGCGGGCGACCCGGTGGTGGTGCGGGAGCTGCTGGAGATCCGCAAGCACGGCGGGATGATCGTGCCGGCGCCGGTCCAGGCGGCGACCATCGCCGCGCTGGGCGACGACGCGCACGTGGCCGAGCAGCGCACCCGGTACGCGGCGCGGCGGGCCGCGCTGCGGGCGGCGCTGGAGGGCCGCGGGTTCCGGATCGAGCACTCGGAGGCCAGCCTGTACCTCTGGGCGACCCGGGACGAGCCCTGCTGGGACACCGTGGCCGAGCTGGCACGGCTGGGCATCCTGGTGGCGCCGGGCGACTTCTACGGGCCCGCGGGCGACCGGTTCGTCCGGGTGGCGTTCAC